The window ATGTCTAGGGGCGTGGCTACCATGCCATCGTCCTCTCTAATAGGTTTTTGACTATTATCCAAATGGTTTGCTGTGGTCATCATGGCGGAGCGAATAGCTGAAGGACTCCATTCAGGATGTGCGCCTTTTAGCATTGCTGCAATTCCAGCAGCATGTGGTGCAGCCATGGATGTGCCTGATTTAAGCTCGTAATCAGCAGATAATCCTATATTTGTCCCAATGCTTTCTGAAAAGAGATTAGGTGGGACAGCTGCAAGAATCAGTACCCCTGGTGCCATAATGTCTGGCTTTGCGATTCCCAAGTAGCTTCTGGAGGGCCCTCGAGCTGAGCTTCCAGCAAGAACTGGGGCTGGTCTTTCTCCATCCACATACGTTTCTTGGAACGTGATGGTGGCCGTGGGAGAAACACTGGTTTTAACGTAATTGATGACTTGTTTCCCTTCCTTTTTGTCAATCACAACTCCCGGGTAGGAAAAAGAAGCAGACCTGAATACTCCTGGATCCTGAGAGATAAAGATGCCTGCCCGAAGTCTTGCTCGAGTGACGTAAAAAAATTGACTGGACAAATCCCAATTATTACCATTACTATCATCGCAGATGATGATGGTACGTTCGGGATCAGGTACTTGTGATAACAACTCGTCTGAATTGCAAGCGGCTAGAGTCTTGTTGTAAATCACCAGTGAATCCCTGACAAAGGCTCTTGCAGGAAACAAGCTCCACCCCCTAATTTGTAAGCCATTGCCCAAAGTCAAAGTTCCTGCAAATGTTCGGTCGGTGTATCCTGATGCCACACACAAGATCCATGGAGATCCGTTGCCTAAACTTCCCATGCTTGGACCTCGATTTCCAGCTGAAGCAGAAACTAGCACTCCCTTCATCATAGCTCCAAAAGAAGCAATAGATATAGCATCTTCATACAAGGGAATGAAACGGTACCCAAAAGAAATGGATATCATGTCAACACCGTCTGCAACAGCTTGGTCCATAGCAGCAATTAAATCTGAAGTAAAGGTTCCTTCGTTAAAGCTAAACTTGTATACAGCTAGCCTAGCTCGTGGCGCAACTCCTTTTGCTGTTCCTGCTGCATATCCAAAATGAGAAACACCTTCAGCAAAGTTCCCAGCAGCAATGGAGGCGCAATGTGTGCCGTGACCATAATCATCCCTGGCAGAATTCATGGAAATGTTTACAGTGGGATCATTAGCCAAAATCCCCTTATTGAAGTAATTAGCCCCAATAAGTTTTCTGTTGCACAATGAAGTGTTAAACTGAGTGCCGGGCTTGCAAATTCCTTTCCATCTTTTGGGGACTTGTGGCATACCATCATCTCGAAAGCTCGCAGATTCAGGCCAGATGCCAGTGTCAAGAACACCAATGATCACATCTTGGCCTAAACCAGAAGCAGGCCATAGCCCAGATGAAGGATTGAGCTTGAGGAAATCAGATGTATAGGTAGTGTGAGGTTCCACAGTTGTATCTTTGTAAGCTGAAACGAAACCTGGTAACTTCTTCAAAGCTTCAAGTTCATCTTTGGACAAAACAGCACTGAAGCCATGAAATACATTGTCATAAGAGTAAACAAGTTTTGGAGCTGAGTGGAATCTGTCCACTGATGAAGGAACAGCAGCTTTAATGGAATCAATGGTGGAAGAATGCCAATGATGGTGATCAGCAAAGATACTAGGCATTAAGGATTTGTCCAAGTGGACAATGTAAGTGGATCTTTGCGCTACAGCTAAGAAACAGAACACATGAGCAGACAGAAACCATGAAAGGAAGAGAAGATGAAGACAATAAGGTAAACCCATTCTAGATCCCATGTTCACTCACTACAAACTGTACTTAAGCTACCAAACATTCAATTGACTTTATAGGATTGAGCATATGAGGTCCCTTTAGCAATCAATGTAGTAAACATAGGCGGCTATTATAAAAGTTAACTGTACCATTAATATAGTAATCAGTTTGTATGGATGTCTATTTCTCACAGCTGCTTGAAAAGATCCTTTATGTCAATCTGTCAATTATGGCCCCACTTATccatttaataatttaattcagtgtttacttttttatttcttaattGTTTGTTCTTTAATCTTAACTTTTATAGTCTGATGAGACAATGTGATTTTAAGAGTAACCGTCCAacccactagtgatattgtccgctttgagTCGTAGGCCTTCACGAGTTTAAAACGCGTCACTAGGGTTTAacgcttgttaacttatatatcCAGCACCTCTTTTGTGTTTtgcagatgcgagattctgaAAGTATGAGGTGTTACTTAAGTCaataattttccaaagaaaagcaaaagtcAGTAGATAATCAAGGATGCTGCTTTCAAGGTTTCCTCCATCATCATATACCTTAGTATATTATACGTTTATATAATTCTGTCAGCATGTGCTCCTTTTGCTTCTGGATGATATAATCTGACGTTGATTTTAGTAAGCGTTGTTGATTTGGAGTCTCAATCAAATGAGAATTGAAAGATTGGAAAAGAAATGACAGAACTCAATTACAATTCCTAGGTAAAGAATAATAAAATCTATGAGCTAcatggatttttttttctttctcttatttcATTATTAACTGAAGGGATTTAAAAATTAAATGAGAAAATTTTAGAATTCATAGCAGCTAAATAAACTGAGGTGTTTTTTTTGTTACCCCTTCTTATGCCTTCAGTTTCTGTGAATATTTCTCTTTCCAAATATTCCTTTTGGAATTTCCAAAAATCAAAATGTGGCTTAACGATCAACAAAGTTGAAATGAAAAACATAAGAGATCAAGATTTTGGGTTGTGTTGGAAGTAAAAGAAACAATTAGATAATTTCTTTACTGATGTTTAAGTTTCGGTAGAGTTACTTGGTACGCATTTGTTAGAAATACTAGTTGGTAAAAGTAATTGAAGTGCATAAGTTaaagatactatatatatatatatatatatatatatatatttcctcaCTCTCCTGGGACATTAATAAGAGAGGCTAGGGCCATTTATCAATTTTATGGTCCCCAGTATGATAAATGACTCAAAATCAATCATGGAATGATAGGAAGTCTATTGTTCTAAGAACATAAAGCAATGGGTTAGAGAGAAAGGCTCCACCTTCTCTCTAAAAGCTTCCTTCTTTAATATTCCCCAACTCCCCCCTTCCTCACTTTCTTTCCTCATCTTTCACTAGATGAATATTAACGAACACAAGACCTTGAACCCAAAAGACATGCCCCTCAATGACCAAATTGAAGAGATGCCCAGTCAATCTGTATTAAACGAGCAAGTAACCACTAGGGCAACGCCGGACCTTCTCATCAATACAACCCCTCCAACGGACATGGAAATATGTAAAGGAAAACACACGGATAAACCTGAAGCTAGAACAAAGGACACAACCAACCCTACAAAGAGGATGACCTTCCTGGACACCTTGGTAGTGGGTAATACTGCAAATAATGAGCCAGAAGGAAGCCAAGTTACAGTCCAACAAAACATGATCTCCTATGAACAAGAAAATGAAACTAATAACTACCCTAACCCGGAGTTTTTCATCCTCATTACCTCATCGGATAAGGAACGTATATACAAGAACTGGACCAACGCTCTTATTATCAAAATGCTCGGCAAGAGAGTTGGTTACCAATTTCTCCAAAAAAAGCTTCGCGCAATATGGAAACCAACTGAAACCCTATCCCTAGTGGACCTAGGACGTGACTACTACTTAATAAAATTTGCTAAAGAGGAAAATTATAACAAGACACTTCATGAAGGACCATGGTTCATAGGGAACCAATCTCTCACAGTAAGAAAATGGGAGCCTAGATTCGTAGCTTCCAAAGCTGCATTAACTTACTCAGCCATATGGGCAAGACTCCCGGAATTATCCACTGAATTCTACGACTACGATATCCTTCAAAAAATCGGAGAGAAGCTAGGACAACTAATACGTATTGATGCATGCACAAAATCCGCTCTAAGGGGTAAGTATGCTCGACTTTGCGTAATGGTACCCATAGAAAAACCTCTAAAAACCTATATTGTGATTGGCAAACACATACAACAAATTACCTACGAGGGGTTTAATATCCTATGCACAAATTACGACAAGCTTGGACATAACCTGAGTAGCTGCCCTCACCAAGCGCCCAAACCAGTAGAACTCCAGGAATCAAGCTCATCCAATACACTGCATAAGCCTCACACGGTGGAGACACTCACCCATAAGATTGACCAATGGACTATTGTCTCCCaccaaaagagaaataaaaaacatcaaaacaacttTTATAACCTAAGCCCTAGAGACGACCTAGTGCATCCTAGGGGATTGACTACCAAAAAACCTAGCCAAAGTACTCAAAGATGGCAAAGGTCTGGAAATGGAAATGACCAAAGGCTATCTCCTAACTTTGAGGGAAGCAAAAACCCACTGGACAATACTAAAACCTTAGGTGAGACCCCAGCCATCCCACACCGTTACACTATAGTCCAAAGCCAACAATTGGATAATATTGTACCTAAAAACTCAAGACATCAACATCACAATGACAACCCCT is drawn from Nicotiana tabacum cultivar K326 chromosome 22, ASM71507v2, whole genome shotgun sequence and contains these coding sequences:
- the LOC107767414 gene encoding subtilisin-like protease SBT3, encoding MGSRMGLPYCLHLLFLSWFLSAHVFCFLAVAQRSTYIVHLDKSLMPSIFADHHHWHSSTIDSIKAAVPSSVDRFHSAPKLVYSYDNVFHGFSAVLSKDELEALKKLPGFVSAYKDTTVEPHTTYTSDFLKLNPSSGLWPASGLGQDVIIGVLDTGIWPESASFRDDGMPQVPKRWKGICKPGTQFNTSLCNRKLIGANYFNKGILANDPTVNISMNSARDDYGHGTHCASIAAGNFAEGVSHFGYAAGTAKGVAPRARLAVYKFSFNEGTFTSDLIAAMDQAVADGVDMISISFGYRFIPLYEDAISIASFGAMMKGVLVSASAGNRGPSMGSLGNGSPWILCVASGYTDRTFAGTLTLGNGLQIRGWSLFPARAFVRDSLVIYNKTLAACNSDELLSQVPDPERTIIICDDSNGNNWDLSSQFFYVTRARLRAGIFISQDPGVFRSASFSYPGVVIDKKEGKQVINYVKTSVSPTATITFQETYVDGERPAPVLAGSSARGPSRSYLGIAKPDIMAPGVLILAAVPPNLFSESIGTNIGLSADYELKSGTSMAAPHAAGIAAMLKGAHPEWSPSAIRSAMMTTANHLDNSQKPIREDDGMVATPLDMGGGHVDPNKALDPGLVYDATPQDYINLICSMNFTEEQFKTFARSSANYHNCSNPSADLNYPSFIALYPFSLEGNFTWLEQKFRRTLTNVGKGGATYKVKIETPKNSTVSVSPKTLVFKKKNEKQSYTLTIRYIGDENQSRNVGSITWVEENGNHSVRSPIVVTRIIALWGSDD